In a genomic window of Penaeus vannamei isolate JL-2024 chromosome 38, ASM4276789v1, whole genome shotgun sequence:
- the LOC113802385 gene encoding U-scoloptoxin(01)-Cw1a-like, with protein sequence MKVLAALLALCGVAAANSAFRLSDGYLDVLGAEPVQAFDCAGRSYGYYADVSSDCRVFHVCLPVADDLGDVLETAHFSFFCGNQTVFSQESLTCAHPEEAFPCDQAETLFDSVNALFGVIPEEK encoded by the coding sequence ATGAAGGTCCTCGCCGCTCTCCTGGCTCTGTGTGGCGTGGCCGCCGCCAACTCCGCCTTCCGCTTATCCGACGGCTACCTCGACGTCCTCGGCGCTGAGCCCGTTCAGGCCTTCGACTGTGCCGGTCGAAGCTACGGCTATTACGCCGACGTCAGCAGCGACTGCCGAGTGTTCCACGTGTGCCTGCCCGTGGCTGACGACCTGGGCGACGTGCTCGAGACcgcccacttctccttcttctgcggcAACCAGACCGTGTTCAGCCAGGAGTCCCTCACCTGCGCCCACCCCGAGGAGGCCTTCCCCTGCGACCAGGCCGAGACCCTCTTCGACTCCGTCAACGCTCTCTTCGGCGTCATTCCcgaagaaaaataa